Proteins encoded in a region of the Malaciobacter mytili LMG 24559 genome:
- a CDS encoding efflux RND transporter permease subunit yields the protein MFSILFINRPIFAKVISIFIVIVGLISLYLLPIAQFPQMTPPTIQVSAKYTGGSAQVVETSVTTPIEEQLNGVEGMIYMDSTSSSDGVSTINLYFKSGYDLNVAAIDVQNRVTLAMPVLPESVKQQGVTTKKKSTSMVQILTVKSSNPMHDALFLSNFASINIAEELKRIDGVGDVQNLGERKYSMRIWINPDKLSNLGISINEVTAAIKEQNLQAALGTVGSSPNNSSNKFQYTLTSKTKLVSAKEFEDVIIRQNSDGSKVRIKDIARVELGAENYSWSAKLNNKPTAALGIYQLPEANALDVATKVNEKIQELKDRFPQGVVVEASYDTTKFVEVSIEEVIQTLFEALLLVLFVVYIFLQSLRTTIIPAIAIPVSLIGTFALLLALDFSINTLTLFGLILAIGIVVDDAIIVVENVEANLEKNPNMTIKEATTKAMKEVFTPIVSTTLVLLAVFIPVTFIPGISGALYKQFATTISFSVIISAINALTLSPALCVTLLKKTKSHTQEHKKNFIFEKFDNALDSFKNVYKVILEKLIKYWKIVILVYFLLLGATYFAFKLLPTGFLPDEDQGTLVASISLQAGTTLNKTENTTDKIVEIMKETKGVRDVLSVAGFNLITGALDSSTATVFLVLEDWEKRTTKETSINSIIASINQKANTQIENANVKVFNMPSIPGLSAVGGFEVKLQNLQAMNIKEFEQKAQEFIKRLNEEKSIMMAYTTFNSNYPQYYIDINRDKVSALNLKLNDVFAVLQTYLGSLYINDFNKFGKTYRVFIQADENYRNEKNSINNYFVKNSKGDIVPLSTIVEIKRTSGVNTITHFNSYQSISINGVHNAKEGYSSGDAIKTIEKLAKETLDSEIGYEFAGLSLQEKEAGNAATYIFALSILMVFLFLAAQYESWMMPLMIMIPIPAVMFGALGANVIADLLNDTYTQIGLVLLIAMSCKNAILIIEFAKELREKGESIIESAMNASLLRLRAILMTIFAFLLGILPLVFASGAGAASRQSLGTAVFGGMVMSTILTLFLTPVLFVILQRLRERKNNA from the coding sequence ATGTTTTCAATTTTATTTATTAATCGTCCTATTTTTGCAAAAGTTATCTCTATTTTTATTGTTATTGTAGGACTTATTTCTTTATATTTATTACCAATTGCACAATTCCCTCAAATGACTCCACCAACAATTCAAGTTAGTGCAAAATATACTGGAGGAAGTGCCCAAGTTGTTGAAACTTCTGTTACAACACCTATTGAAGAACAATTAAATGGTGTTGAAGGAATGATATATATGGATTCAACTTCTTCTTCGGATGGAGTTTCAACAATAAACTTATATTTTAAATCTGGATATGATTTAAATGTTGCAGCTATTGATGTACAAAATAGAGTAACTTTAGCCATGCCTGTTTTACCTGAATCAGTAAAACAGCAAGGAGTTACAACTAAGAAAAAATCAACTTCAATGGTACAAATTCTAACTGTAAAATCTTCAAATCCTATGCATGATGCACTTTTTTTATCAAACTTTGCAAGTATTAATATAGCAGAAGAGTTAAAAAGAATAGATGGAGTAGGAGATGTACAAAATTTAGGGGAGAGAAAGTATTCTATGAGAATCTGGATAAATCCAGATAAACTTTCAAACCTTGGTATTTCAATCAATGAAGTAACAGCTGCAATTAAAGAACAAAATTTACAAGCTGCACTTGGAACAGTTGGAAGTAGTCCAAATAACTCTTCAAATAAATTTCAATATACCCTTACTTCAAAAACAAAACTTGTATCTGCAAAAGAGTTTGAAGATGTAATTATTAGACAAAATAGTGATGGAAGTAAGGTAAGAATAAAAGATATTGCAAGGGTAGAATTAGGTGCTGAAAATTACAGTTGGTCAGCAAAATTAAATAATAAGCCAACAGCAGCTTTAGGGATATATCAACTTCCAGAAGCAAATGCTTTAGATGTAGCAACAAAAGTAAATGAAAAAATTCAAGAATTAAAAGATAGATTTCCACAAGGAGTTGTTGTTGAAGCTTCATATGATACTACAAAGTTTGTGGAAGTTTCTATTGAAGAAGTTATACAAACACTATTTGAAGCCTTATTACTTGTACTTTTTGTAGTTTATATTTTTTTACAATCACTTAGAACAACTATTATCCCTGCAATTGCTATTCCCGTATCTTTAATAGGTACTTTTGCCCTACTTTTAGCTTTAGATTTTTCAATAAATACCTTAACTTTATTTGGATTAATTTTAGCTATTGGGATAGTTGTGGATGATGCTATTATTGTAGTTGAAAATGTGGAAGCAAACTTAGAGAAAAATCCAAATATGACTATAAAAGAAGCAACTACTAAAGCAATGAAAGAAGTATTTACACCTATTGTTTCTACAACACTAGTATTACTTGCTGTATTTATACCTGTTACTTTTATCCCTGGAATTTCAGGAGCTTTATATAAACAATTTGCAACTACAATTTCTTTTTCAGTAATAATTTCTGCAATAAATGCCTTAACTTTATCACCTGCACTTTGTGTAACACTTTTAAAGAAAACAAAATCTCATACACAAGAACATAAAAAGAATTTTATTTTTGAAAAATTTGATAATGCTTTAGATAGTTTTAAAAATGTATATAAAGTAATTTTAGAAAAACTTATTAAATATTGGAAAATAGTAATTTTAGTTTATTTTCTACTTTTAGGTGCTACTTATTTTGCTTTTAAACTTTTACCAACAGGGTTTCTTCCAGATGAAGACCAAGGTACATTAGTAGCTTCTATTTCTCTTCAAGCAGGAACAACTTTAAATAAAACAGAAAATACAACAGATAAAATTGTTGAAATTATGAAAGAGACAAAAGGGGTTAGAGATGTTTTATCAGTTGCAGGGTTTAACCTTATTACAGGAGCATTAGATTCTTCAACGGCTACGGTTTTCTTAGTATTAGAAGATTGGGAAAAAAGAACTACAAAAGAGACTTCTATTAATTCAATCATAGCTAGTATAAACCAAAAAGCAAATACTCAAATAGAAAATGCAAATGTAAAAGTATTTAATATGCCATCAATCCCTGGTCTTTCAGCTGTTGGTGGATTTGAAGTAAAACTTCAAAATTTACAAGCAATGAATATAAAAGAGTTTGAACAAAAAGCCCAAGAATTTATAAAAAGATTAAATGAAGAAAAATCTATTATGATGGCTTATACTACTTTTAATAGTAATTATCCTCAATATTATATTGATATAAATAGAGATAAAGTATCTGCATTAAACTTAAAATTAAATGATGTATTTGCAGTTTTACAAACATATCTTGGTTCTTTATATATCAATGACTTTAATAAATTTGGAAAAACTTATAGGGTATTTATTCAAGCTGATGAAAATTATAGAAATGAAAAAAACTCTATAAATAACTATTTTGTAAAAAATTCTAAAGGGGATATAGTTCCTTTAAGTACAATTGTAGAAATAAAAAGAACAAGTGGAGTTAATACTATCACTCACTTTAACTCTTATCAAAGTATTTCAATAAATGGAGTTCATAATGCAAAAGAAGGATATAGTTCAGGAGATGCAATAAAAACTATTGAAAAACTAGCAAAAGAGACTTTGGATTCTGAAATAGGATATGAATTTGCAGGTTTAAGTTTACAAGAAAAAGAAGCAGGAAATGCAGCAACTTATATTTTTGCTTTATCTATTTTAATGGTATTTTTATTTTTAGCTGCACAATATGAATCTTGGATGATGCCACTTATGATAATGATACCAATTCCAGCAGTTATGTTTGGTGCTTTAGGTGCAAATGTTATAGCAGACTTATTAAATGATACTTATACCCAAATTGGACTTGTACTTTTAATTGCAATGTCTTGCAAAAATGCCATATTGATTATTGAATTTGCAAAAGAGCTAAGAGAAAAAGGAGAAAGTATAATAGAAAGTGCTATGAATGCTTCTTTATTAAGACTTAGAGCAATTTTAATGACTATTTTTGCATTTTTATTGGGAATATTGCCTTTAGTATTTGCAAGTGGAGCAGGAGCTGCTTCTAGACAATCATTAGGAACAGCAGTATTTGGAGGTATGGTAATGTCAACAATTTTAACTTTATTTTTAACTCCTGTACTTTTTGTAATACTTCAAAGATTAAGAGAAAGGAAAAATAATGCATAA
- a CDS encoding TolC family protein, whose amino-acid sequence MHKLKKLSIISCFALFISTSFAKDLNLEELITIALKNNTNIELSKQQANIKKEQVNKTTSSYLPNMSLNASASQKEIEQNNVKVDDNVNSIGINANQLIYDFGKTTSNISSSKYSYNEAQNDLRATISKTILEVTSTYYDILNKYQQIEVAKEAVKLDELQLNQAQEYFKAGVRTKIDVTNAKLKLSNSKLKLIQAKYNLKTANTKLISILGKDLDSNINIKFHNQKIVTLVESTKYKDYSLENLISLGLEKREEIKKYKAKIEANRELLDVSKAEYLPRVDLDATYNNSDSDKITSEDLEQSSISLNLKWNFFTGFSTVADNKISLSKLSSSKKELQQQILDIKQEITAAHLNVKESIDSLNIGLLNVNLATENLNLANERYKAGLNDLIELNDAKLEYTQAKSSLVNIYYSYLSNLAKLKYSIGLINEEI is encoded by the coding sequence ATGCATAAATTAAAAAAGTTATCAATTATTAGTTGTTTCGCACTTTTTATATCTACAAGTTTTGCAAAGGATTTAAATTTAGAAGAATTAATTACTATTGCTTTAAAAAATAATACAAATATAGAATTATCAAAACAACAAGCAAATATAAAAAAAGAACAAGTAAATAAAACAACTTCTTCTTATCTACCAAATATGTCTTTAAATGCCTCAGCCTCTCAAAAAGAGATTGAACAAAATAATGTAAAAGTTGATGACAATGTAAATAGTATAGGTATAAATGCAAATCAACTTATTTATGATTTTGGAAAAACAACAAGTAATATATCTTCTTCAAAATATAGTTATAATGAAGCACAAAATGATTTAAGAGCTACTATTTCAAAGACTATTTTAGAAGTAACATCAACTTATTATGATATTTTAAATAAATATCAACAAATTGAAGTTGCAAAAGAAGCAGTAAAACTTGATGAGCTACAACTAAATCAAGCACAAGAGTATTTTAAAGCAGGAGTTAGAACAAAAATTGATGTAACAAATGCAAAACTAAAATTATCAAACTCTAAATTAAAACTTATTCAAGCAAAATATAATCTAAAAACTGCAAATACAAAACTTATTTCTATTTTAGGGAAAGATTTAGATTCTAATATAAATATAAAATTTCATAATCAAAAAATAGTAACTTTAGTAGAAAGTACAAAATATAAAGACTACTCTTTAGAAAATCTAATAAGTTTAGGATTGGAAAAAAGAGAAGAAATAAAAAAATATAAAGCAAAAATTGAAGCAAATAGAGAACTTTTAGATGTAAGTAAAGCTGAATATTTACCAAGAGTTGATTTAGATGCAACTTATAATAATAGTGACTCAGATAAGATAACTTCAGAAGATTTGGAACAATCTTCTATTTCTTTAAATTTAAAATGGAACTTTTTTACAGGATTTTCAACAGTGGCAGATAATAAAATCTCTTTATCTAAATTAAGTAGCTCAAAAAAAGAACTACAACAACAAATTTTAGATATAAAACAAGAAATAACAGCTGCTCATTTAAATGTAAAAGAGAGTATTGATAGTTTAAATATTGGTTTATTAAATGTAAATTTGGCAACTGAAAATCTAAACTTAGCAAATGAAAGATATAAAGCTGGATTAAATGACTTAATAGAATTAAATGATGCAAAACTTGAATATACACAAGCAAAAAGCTCTTTAGTAAATATCTATTATTCTTATCTTTCTAATTTAGCAAAGCTTAAATATTCTATTGGATTAATAAATGAAGAGATATAA
- a CDS encoding phospholipase A — MKRYKQALIILFFSTSLFANNINSLYEQALEYEKNQQYKEAMEIYKKIANLNKPQKKIEESISFKQTKKDSNTKKDFTSLKSKFFNKYLDKIEDKETSNTLEQVIIRDFGLYPYKTTYLLPVTYDTKEKDNRSQYETKFQLSFEKPLTYNIFGLNETISFAYTQKSYWQTSRESAPFRESNYQPEFFVTIPYKNDNSSLKGYKISFLHESNGQAEEKSRSWNRVYLESYFQYSNLFLIPRIWYRIPEKTSNDDNKDIEKYLGFGDLTFFYPYKKHTFELKLRNNLRLNKDNKGAVEFNWSFPLPSFLNIANSFGYFQVFSGYGDSLIDYDKEINKIGLGIAFTR, encoded by the coding sequence ATGAAGAGATATAAACAAGCATTAATAATTTTGTTTTTTTCAACTTCATTATTTGCAAATAATATAAATAGCTTGTATGAACAGGCTTTAGAATATGAAAAAAACCAACAATACAAAGAGGCTATGGAAATTTATAAAAAAATAGCCAATTTAAATAAACCTCAAAAAAAAATTGAAGAATCAATAAGTTTTAAACAAACAAAAAAAGATTCAAATACAAAAAAAGATTTTACAAGTTTAAAAAGTAAATTTTTCAATAAATATCTTGATAAAATTGAAGATAAAGAGACTTCAAATACTTTAGAACAAGTAATTATTAGAGACTTTGGTTTATACCCTTATAAAACTACATATTTACTTCCTGTTACTTATGATACAAAAGAAAAAGATAATAGAAGTCAATATGAAACAAAATTTCAATTAAGTTTTGAAAAACCATTAACATATAATATATTTGGTTTAAATGAGACTATCTCTTTTGCTTATACTCAAAAATCATATTGGCAAACTTCAAGAGAATCAGCACCTTTTAGAGAATCAAATTATCAACCTGAATTTTTTGTAACAATTCCATATAAAAATGATAATTCGTCATTAAAAGGGTATAAAATTTCATTCTTACATGAATCAAATGGACAAGCAGAAGAGAAATCAAGGTCTTGGAATAGAGTATATTTAGAAAGTTATTTTCAATACTCAAATCTTTTTTTAATTCCAAGAATTTGGTATAGAATACCAGAAAAAACTAGTAATGATGATAATAAAGATATAGAAAAATATCTAGGTTTTGGGGATTTGACTTTTTTTTATCCATATAAAAAACATACTTTTGAATTAAAACTTAGAAATAATCTTAGATTAAATAAAGATAATAAAGGAGCAGTTGAGTTTAACTGGAGTTTTCCTCTTCCAAGCTTTCTTAATATTGCAAATAGTTTTGGATATTTTCAAGTTTTTAGTGGCTATGGAGATAGTTTAATTGATTATGATAAAGAGATAAACAAAATAGGTTTAGGAATAGCTTTTACAAGATAA
- a CDS encoding HlyD family type I secretion periplasmic adaptor subunit: MKKDNIEFLSGLDSILSSKFSKSLWIIPFLIGSFFLCLILWLSLSQVDVIAPSQGKTIPSSRMIYIQPKETSIVKKVFVKNGQRVKKGEILLEFQDNMETIDNNGIKIKYQIALSKKLYYKALIDYIKEETKVDKIETKELLSSFLKRINSELESSIFSFDTEVSSLKMKIEKISFEKKMIEAEFQKQLKILPYIEYKLTQMKSLVSKGLESEIILKDLEKEYIERQQNIKIKKEEKSKLNTQLKIAKKELSQFKSNTLEEYIKKYSEVSNEIESLIPDLQRSDYLLQIKTIIAPQNGEIYNLKNITEGKVLQSGEVIMEIIPEKSPLEVEAKVLNRDIGFISVGQKVKVKIDSFKFTKYGYIQGVITNIEKSSILDENLGEVYPIIVELSTNKMKIDDKYVTLKPGMTCSVDIKIGKRRLIEYIISPMIRYKDEALKEK, translated from the coding sequence ATGAAAAAAGATAACATAGAGTTTTTATCAGGATTAGATAGTATTTTATCTTCTAAATTTTCTAAGTCATTATGGATAATACCTTTTTTAATAGGTTCTTTTTTTCTTTGTTTGATTTTATGGTTAAGCCTAAGTCAAGTTGATGTAATAGCTCCTTCTCAAGGAAAAACAATTCCTAGTTCTAGAATGATATATATTCAACCCAAAGAAACAAGTATAGTAAAAAAAGTTTTTGTAAAAAATGGACAAAGAGTAAAAAAAGGTGAAATTTTACTTGAGTTTCAAGATAATATGGAAACTATTGATAATAATGGAATTAAAATTAAGTATCAAATAGCTTTATCTAAAAAACTTTATTATAAAGCTTTAATTGATTATATAAAAGAAGAAACTAAAGTTGATAAAATAGAGACAAAGGAGCTTTTATCTTCTTTTTTAAAAAGAATTAATTCTGAATTAGAAAGTAGCATTTTTTCTTTTGATACAGAAGTTTCATCTTTAAAAATGAAAATAGAAAAAATAAGTTTTGAAAAGAAAATGATAGAGGCAGAATTTCAAAAACAGTTAAAAATATTACCTTATATTGAATATAAATTAACACAAATGAAATCGTTAGTTTCTAAAGGATTAGAATCAGAAATCATTTTAAAAGATTTAGAAAAAGAGTATATAGAAAGACAACAAAATATTAAAATTAAAAAAGAAGAAAAAAGTAAATTAAATACTCAATTAAAAATAGCAAAAAAAGAGTTGTCCCAGTTTAAAAGTAATACTTTAGAAGAATATATAAAAAAATATTCTGAGGTATCAAATGAAATAGAAAGTCTAATTCCTGATTTACAAAGAAGTGATTATTTATTACAAATAAAAACAATTATTGCTCCTCAAAATGGTGAAATTTACAATCTAAAAAATATTACAGAAGGAAAAGTTTTACAATCTGGTGAAGTTATAATGGAAATTATTCCTGAAAAATCACCTTTAGAAGTTGAAGCAAAAGTTTTAAATAGAGATATTGGTTTTATAAGTGTAGGACAAAAAGTAAAAGTAAAAATTGATAGTTTTAAATTTACTAAATATGGATATATTCAAGGAGTTATTACAAATATAGAAAAATCTTCAATTTTAGATGAGAATTTAGGAGAAGTTTATCCTATTATTGTAGAACTTAGTACAAATAAGATGAAAATCGATGATAAATATGTAACTTTAAAACCTGGTATGACTTGTAGTGTTGATATAAAAATAGGAAAAAGAAGACTAATAGAATATATTATTTCTCCTATGATTAGATATAAAGATGAAGCTTTAAAAGAAAAATAA
- a CDS encoding peptidase domain-containing ABC transporter — MNEKVQIQNSLVHCFLLLTRIQNNEINYEDVIHKSGTSKKIEEQDLFYVASEYYGFKVKKINAGIEKIYKNPLPCVVKLKDNQYSLLFSIKDNIYTIYDFETSQKVQLDKQKFENIYDGSIILFAKKDNVNEIDSISNFGLGWFIKSFFKQNRLVYHVLFAAFIIQLFALITPLFTMIIIDKVFSSSGRSTLEVLIIGLFIISIFDFIISYSRKHLLSHMTAIVDITLVSKFFRHLTSLPLSFYGNKQSGDTVARFKEIEYIRNFISSNLLTSFIDFPFGLIFLIIMFLFSPLLTLFVLIAIIIIFILYGVANPILKERLKKKLELSTDSQSYLFDCISSIETIKSMSIEPTIRRDYEEHLAKQTKYNTRTDDISGNISQIAAFINKLTIAVCLWIGALSVLDGNMTAGQLIAFNMLVGRIMAPAQRIAQTLQQIYQVKISTKRVREIFNTKEEISINSINKSLPTLKGEVIFENVSFKYFEHSNLVLNNINLQIKQGEIIGIVGRSGSGKTTFTRLLQRLYSPSSGKIKIDALDIATIDPNWLRRQIGVVMQDNLLLNKSIKDNILLANPLATMEDIQRVCELSGAIEFIKELPNAYDTIVGERGNLISTGQRQRIAIARALINNPSILIFDEATSAIDFESEMIIQQNLKKICDNRTVFIISHRVSVLKIVDKIISLYNGNIIEEGTKEELLKNSKGYFANLCKAQNILSEIK, encoded by the coding sequence ATGAATGAAAAAGTACAAATACAAAATAGTTTAGTTCATTGTTTTTTATTATTAACAAGAATACAAAATAATGAAATCAATTATGAAGATGTTATTCATAAAAGTGGAACTTCTAAAAAAATAGAAGAACAAGATCTTTTTTATGTTGCTTCGGAATATTATGGATTTAAAGTAAAAAAAATAAATGCAGGAATAGAAAAAATATATAAAAATCCTCTTCCTTGTGTAGTAAAACTTAAAGATAATCAATATTCTTTACTTTTTTCAATTAAAGATAATATTTATACTATATATGATTTTGAAACTTCACAAAAAGTTCAATTGGATAAACAAAAATTTGAAAATATATATGATGGATCGATAATTTTATTTGCTAAGAAAGATAATGTAAATGAAATTGATTCTATTTCAAACTTTGGTTTAGGATGGTTTATTAAATCCTTTTTTAAACAAAATAGATTAGTTTATCATGTTCTTTTTGCAGCTTTTATAATCCAATTATTTGCATTAATTACTCCTTTATTTACTATGATTATTATTGACAAAGTATTTAGTTCTAGTGGTAGAAGTACATTGGAGGTATTAATTATAGGATTATTTATAATTTCAATTTTTGATTTTATTATTTCTTATTCAAGAAAACATCTTCTTAGTCATATGACAGCTATTGTTGATATTACTTTAGTTTCAAAGTTTTTTAGGCATCTTACTTCTTTGCCTTTAAGTTTTTATGGGAATAAACAATCAGGAGATACAGTTGCAAGATTTAAAGAAATAGAATATATAAGAAATTTTATAAGTTCAAACTTATTGACTTCATTTATTGATTTTCCATTTGGATTGATTTTTTTAATTATAATGTTTTTATTTTCTCCACTACTAACTCTTTTTGTACTTATTGCTATTATTATAATCTTTATATTATATGGGGTAGCAAATCCTATTTTAAAAGAAAGATTGAAAAAGAAATTAGAACTTTCAACAGATTCCCAATCATATTTATTTGATTGTATCTCTTCTATTGAAACTATTAAATCTATGTCAATAGAACCTACAATTAGAAGAGATTATGAAGAACATTTGGCAAAACAAACTAAATATAACACAAGAACAGATGATATTTCTGGAAATATTTCTCAAATTGCAGCTTTTATAAATAAATTAACAATTGCGGTATGTCTATGGATAGGGGCTTTAAGTGTACTTGATGGAAATATGACAGCAGGGCAATTAATTGCTTTTAATATGCTAGTAGGAAGGATAATGGCTCCTGCTCAAAGAATTGCACAAACCTTACAACAAATTTATCAAGTGAAAATCTCTACAAAAAGAGTAAGAGAGATATTTAATACAAAAGAAGAGATTTCTATAAACTCTATAAATAAAAGTTTACCTACTTTAAAAGGAGAGGTTATTTTTGAAAATGTTTCATTTAAATATTTTGAACATTCTAATTTAGTATTAAATAATATAAATTTACAAATAAAACAAGGAGAAATTATAGGAATAGTAGGAAGATCAGGCTCTGGAAAAACAACTTTTACAAGACTTTTACAAAGATTATATTCTCCAAGTAGTGGAAAAATAAAAATAGATGCTTTAGATATTGCTACAATTGATCCTAATTGGCTTAGAAGACAAATAGGAGTGGTAATGCAAGATAATTTACTTTTAAATAAAAGTATTAAAGATAATATCTTACTTGCTAATCCTTTGGCAACTATGGAAGATATACAAAGAGTTTGTGAACTAAGTGGAGCAATAGAATTTATCAAAGAGTTACCAAATGCATATGATACCATTGTTGGAGAGAGAGGAAATCTAATTTCAACAGGACAAAGGCAAAGAATAGCAATTGCAAGAGCATTGATAAATAATCCTAGTATTTTGATTTTTGATGAAGCAACAAGTGCAATAGATTTTGAATCAGAAATGATAATCCAACAAAATTTAAAAAAGATTTGTGATAATAGAACAGTTTTTATTATTTCTCATAGGGTTTCTGTATTAAAAATAGTAGATAAAATCATCTCTTTATATAATGGAAATATAATAGAAGAGGGGACAAAAGAGGAGTTATTAAAAAATTCTAAAGGGTATTTTGCAAATTTATGTAAAGCCCAAAATATATTAAGTGAGATAAAATGA
- a CDS encoding TolC family protein, with amino-acid sequence MKVIIVLFFFVFFLYSKTYDLKEVYNLAFAINEDYQISQFENKIKNKEVDKSLSSFYPQVRIDGKYIRKNEFPVIVDGIEEERRKYRRDIVLNIDQVIYDRSKYLDYKIKSNDFSQSILTQTQEKQKLMFEVIKYYFETLFKAKQIDLANQKLKRLEKILQRAKYKYKSGFISKADYLESKAQKDELLTQKLSLELDFNLSKSYLEKLTGIENIEIKKNINLEKVNFLNLKNQENKIDDNIDIKIQKLKVIQTKIKKELSFSKFEPTLSLNYEYEMNNVPGIDNEKNLIFLLRINLFNGFYDVRNYEQSKISTIIETLVFNKLLKETKQNLKNKINKITSYFKIIKSYPEILKSKKFSLDGMRERFNLGTKSIIDLLDEENKYYEKLNKFTEFKYLFILEYASLKQYTSSLDNEFLEKVNGFLYE; translated from the coding sequence ATGAAAGTTATAATTGTTTTATTTTTCTTTGTATTTTTTTTATATTCAAAAACTTATGATTTAAAAGAAGTTTATAATCTTGCCTTTGCAATAAATGAGGATTATCAAATTTCACAATTTGAAAATAAGATAAAAAATAAAGAAGTAGATAAGTCTCTTTCTTCCTTTTATCCACAAGTTAGAATTGATGGAAAATATATAAGAAAAAATGAATTTCCCGTTATTGTTGATGGTATTGAAGAAGAAAGAAGAAAATATAGAAGAGATATTGTATTAAATATTGATCAAGTAATTTATGATAGAAGTAAATATCTCGATTATAAGATTAAAAGTAATGATTTCTCTCAAAGTATTTTAACTCAAACACAAGAAAAACAAAAACTTATGTTTGAGGTTATTAAATACTATTTTGAAACTCTTTTTAAAGCAAAACAAATAGATTTAGCAAATCAAAAATTAAAAAGATTGGAAAAAATACTTCAAAGGGCAAAATATAAATATAAATCTGGATTTATTTCAAAAGCAGACTATTTGGAATCAAAAGCTCAAAAAGATGAACTTCTAACTCAAAAATTAAGCTTAGAACTGGATTTTAATTTAAGTAAATCATATCTAGAAAAATTAACAGGTATTGAAAATATTGAGATTAAAAAGAATATTAATTTAGAAAAAGTAAATTTTTTAAATCTAAAAAATCAAGAAAATAAAATAGATGATAATATTGATATAAAAATACAAAAGTTAAAAGTTATACAAACTAAAATTAAAAAAGAATTATCTTTTAGTAAATTTGAACCAACATTAAGCCTTAATTACGAGTATGAAATGAACAATGTTCCAGGAATAGATAATGAAAAAAATCTTATTTTTTTATTACGAATCAATCTTTTTAATGGCTTTTATGATGTAAGAAACTATGAGCAATCAAAAATTTCAACAATAATTGAAACATTAGTTTTTAATAAACTTTTAAAAGAAACAAAGCAAAATTTGAAAAATAAAATAAATAAAATAACCTCTTATTTCAAAATTATCAAATCATATCCTGAAATTTTAAAGTCAAAAAAGTTTTCTTTAGATGGAATGAGAGAGCGATTTAATTTAGGAACTAAATCAATAATTGATTTACTAGATGAGGAAAATAAGTATTATGAAAAGTTAAATAAATTTACAGAATTTAAATATCTTTTTATTTTGGAGTATGCAAGTTTAAAGCAGTATACAAGTAGCTTAGATAATGAGTTTTTAGAAAAAGTAAATGGATTTTTATATGAATGA
- a CDS encoding toxin-activating lysine-acyltransferase codes for MENKTFEMRAKLTEVLGEALLVVLNSNAHRLSFFVADLEWLLLPPLMKEQFRLYKDKDNKPVGLILWAYVNDEVDKRLQLGVGKLGLDDWNSGDNLWIIDLIAPLGGGDKMLEELKNSSFKGKKFKYQSVDKDGNRKIITENRE; via the coding sequence ATGGAAAATAAAACTTTTGAAATGAGAGCAAAATTAACTGAGGTTTTAGGTGAGGCATTATTGGTAGTATTAAATTCAAATGCACATAGATTGAGTTTTTTTGTAGCAGATTTAGAATGGTTGCTTCTTCCACCATTAATGAAAGAGCAATTTAGATTATATAAAGATAAAGATAATAAACCAGTAGGATTGATACTGTGGGCTTATGTAAATGACGAAGTTGATAAAAGATTGCAATTAGGTGTAGGAAAACTCGGACTTGATGATTGGAATAGTGGTGATAATTTATGGATTATTGATTTAATTGCTCCTCTTGGGGGAGGAGATAAAATGTTAGAAGAGTTAAAAAACTCTTCTTTTAAAGGTAAAAAGTTTAAATATCAAAGTGTAGATAAAGATGGAAATAGAAAAATAATAACTGAAAATAGGGAATAA